From Calonectris borealis chromosome 9, bCalBor7.hap1.2, whole genome shotgun sequence, one genomic window encodes:
- the EIF4A2 gene encoding eukaryotic initiation factor 4A-II, with translation MSGGSADYSRDHGGPEGMDPDGVIESNWNEIVDNFDDMNLKESLLRGIYAYGFEKPSAIQQRAIIPCIKGYDVIAQAQSGTGKTATFAISILQQLEIDLKETQALVLAPTRELAQQIQKVILALGDYMGATCHACIGGTNVRNEMQKLQAEAPHIVVGTPGRVFDMLNRRYLSPKWIKMFVLDEADEMLSRGFKDQIYEIFQKLSTNIQVVLLSATMPMDVLEVTKKFMRDPIRILVKKEELTLEGIKQFYINVEREEWKLDTLCDLYETLTITQAVIFLNTRRKVDWLTEKMHARDFTVSALHGDMDQKERDVIMREFRSGSSRVLITTDLLARGIDVQQVSLVINYDLPTNRENYIHRIGRGGRFGRKGVAINFVTEEDKRILRDIETFYNTTVEEMPMNVADLI, from the exons ATGTCAGGCGGCTCCGCGGATTATAGCAG AGACCATGGCGGCCCAGAGGGAATGGACCCCGATGGTGTCATTGAG aGCAATTGGAATGAGATTGTTGACAATTTTGATGATATGAATTTAAAAGAATCCCTTCTAAGGGGCATTTATGCTTATGGTTTTGAGAAGCCTTCGGCTATTCAGCAGCGAGCTATTATTCCATGCATCAAAG GGTATGATGTGATTGCTCAAGCTCAGTCAGGTACTGGCAAGACAGCCACATTTGCTATTTCCATCCTGCAGCAGTTGGAGATTGATCTCAAGGAGACCCAAGCACTAGTATTGGCCCCTACCAGAGAACTGGCTCAACAG ATTCAAAAGGTAATTCTGGCCCTTGGAGACTACATGGGAGCAACATGCCATGCTTGTATTGGTGGTACAAATGTTCGCAATGAAATGCAAAAGCTTCAGGCTGAGGCTCCGCACATTGTGGTTGGAACTCCAGGGCGTGTGTTTGATATGTTAAACAGACGCTACCTTT cacctAAATGGATCAAAATGTTTGTTCTGGATGAAGCTGATGAAATGTTGAGCCGTGGATTTAAGGATCAAATTTATGAGATCTTTCAAAAATTAAGCACAAACATCCAG GTTGTGTTGCTATCAGCTACAATGCCAATGGATGTGTTGGAAGTGACCAAAAAGTTCATGAGAGATCCCATACGTATTCTGGTGAAGAAGGAAGAACTGACTCTGGAGGGTATCAAGCAATTCTACATTAATGTTGAAAGAGAG GAGTGGAAGCTGGATACTCTCTGTGATTTGTATGAGACACTGACCATTACACAGGCTGTTATCTTCCTGAATACAAGGAGAAAAGTAGACTGGCTTACAGAGAAAATGCATGCCAGGGACTTCACAGTCTCAGCTCTG CATGGTGACATGGACCAGAAGGAACGGGATGTTATCATGAGGGAGTTTAGGTCAGGATCAAGCCGTGTCCTGATCACCACTGACTTGTTG GCCCGTGGCATTGATGTGCAGCAAGTTTCATTGGTTATAAACTACGACCTGCCGACCAATCGTGAGAACTACATTCACAG AATTGGCCGGGGTGGTCGCTTTGGCAGAAAAGGCGTGGCTATAAATTTTGTCACTGAAGAGGACAAGAGGATCCTGCGAGACATTGAGACTTTCTACAATACTACCGTGGAGGAGATGCCGATGAATGTGGCTGATCTCATTTAA